One genomic window of Paenibacillus xylanilyticus includes the following:
- a CDS encoding amidohydrolase family protein: MSLLNKNRYLGKPLLGFMALLILLTGCTDPNDTNKETDPSQTLVIQHATIVDVRSGKLVNNQTITITKNKITHIGNSEDVDIPDLAQVRNAKGQYVIPGLWDMHVHLEENYKNAFPLFLANGVTGVREMGAALTNVDQWNKSIQAGMTAPRLVYAGLTLNGGPADEAPHMLYLKTEEEAREAVRHNAEIGAGHIKVYSWLPRSLFLAVMDESKKFGLPVVGHLPVEVRASEAVQLGFKSIEHLHGLFIGTSSIEDELFENADMSDLLGYSFAEIEASQHYDSEKADKLFRTFKEKEVWPVPTMVTYYNMAKTEIDKRSKYVPTAVQEYWTEVIRATPPEQTELMTAINSTTPGMVKKLNDAGVPMLAGTDSSYEMTNFIYGVSLHDELEMLVKSGLTPLQALQTATLNPSRYLEREQELGTVEEGKLADLVLLDKNPLEDIRNTTSISAVVLDGKLMEKQTLDQSVKTYPVIQVADTKRESE, from the coding sequence ATGAGTTTGTTGAACAAAAATCGTTATTTAGGGAAGCCGCTATTAGGATTTATGGCATTATTAATTCTATTAACAGGATGTACAGATCCCAATGATACAAACAAGGAGACTGATCCTAGTCAGACGCTGGTGATTCAGCATGCGACGATAGTGGACGTAAGGTCCGGCAAGTTAGTCAATAATCAGACGATTACCATTACGAAAAATAAGATCACTCACATTGGAAACAGTGAGGACGTGGACATTCCCGATTTGGCACAGGTCAGGAATGCTAAAGGACAATATGTCATTCCTGGATTGTGGGACATGCACGTGCATCTGGAAGAAAATTATAAAAATGCTTTCCCACTCTTTTTGGCTAACGGAGTGACTGGAGTAAGGGAGATGGGGGCAGCGCTCACAAACGTCGATCAGTGGAACAAGAGTATTCAGGCTGGTATGACAGCTCCACGTCTTGTCTATGCAGGTTTGACCTTAAATGGAGGGCCGGCTGATGAAGCCCCTCACATGCTTTACTTAAAAACAGAGGAAGAAGCGCGCGAAGCCGTACGTCACAATGCGGAGATAGGCGCAGGTCATATCAAGGTATACTCCTGGTTGCCACGTTCTTTGTTTTTGGCAGTCATGGATGAATCCAAAAAGTTTGGTTTACCAGTAGTCGGTCATTTACCAGTGGAGGTGCGCGCCAGTGAAGCTGTTCAACTGGGATTCAAGAGCATCGAACACTTGCATGGTTTGTTTATCGGAACTTCGAGCATCGAGGACGAACTTTTCGAAAATGCCGATATGAGCGATTTGCTTGGTTATTCGTTTGCGGAGATAGAGGCATCTCAACATTATGATTCTGAAAAGGCAGACAAGCTGTTCCGTACTTTCAAAGAAAAGGAAGTATGGCCTGTCCCGACGATGGTTACCTATTATAATATGGCGAAAACTGAAATTGACAAGCGATCCAAATACGTACCGACTGCTGTACAGGAGTACTGGACTGAAGTGATTCGCGCCACTCCTCCTGAACAAACGGAATTAATGACGGCTATAAATTCCACAACGCCAGGCATGGTCAAAAAGTTAAACGATGCCGGAGTACCGATGCTTGCAGGTACCGATTCCAGCTACGAGATGACTAACTTTATATACGGCGTTTCCTTGCACGATGAACTCGAAATGTTAGTGAAAAGCGGACTTACCCCGTTGCAGGCATTGCAGACGGCAACGCTGAACCCCTCCCGATATTTGGAGAGAGAGCAGGAGCTAGGAACTGTAGAGGAAGGAAAGCTAGCTGATCTCGTACTGCTAGACAAGAACCCGCTGGAGGACATTCGAAACACGACAAGCATATCAGCGGTTGTCTTAGATGGGAAGCTAATGGAGAAGCAGACTTTAGACCAATCGGTTAAAACATATCCTGTGATACAGGTTGCCGATACAAAAAGAGAATCAGAATGA